A region of Natribaculum luteum DNA encodes the following proteins:
- the radA gene encoding DNA repair and recombination protein RadA produces the protein MADVDLETLPGVGPATADKLLDAGFDSFQSLAVASPSELSNTADVGESTAADIVKAARDAADVGGFETGSTVLERRNKIGKLSWHIDEVDDLLGGGIETQSITEVYGEFGAGKSQVTHQMAVNVQLPKEVGGLHGSVIFVDSEDTFRPERIDDMVRGLPDEAIEAALEDREIEGSPDDEEAMGELVDAFLEKIHVAKAFNSNHQMLLAEKAKELASEHEDGEYPVRLLCVDSLTAHFRAEYVGRGELADRQQKLNKHLHDIDKVGNLYNAAVIVTNQVASNPDSFFGDPTQPIGGNILGHKSTFRIYLRKSKGDKRIVRLVDAPNLADGEAVMRVQDEGLKPE, from the coding sequence ATGGCAGACGTAGACCTCGAGACCCTCCCCGGCGTTGGACCGGCGACAGCAGACAAACTTCTCGACGCGGGCTTTGACTCCTTCCAGAGTCTGGCCGTCGCGTCCCCCTCCGAACTGTCGAACACCGCTGACGTCGGCGAGTCCACGGCAGCGGACATCGTCAAGGCCGCTCGCGACGCCGCCGACGTCGGCGGCTTCGAGACCGGCTCGACGGTCCTCGAGCGACGGAACAAGATCGGCAAACTCTCCTGGCACATCGACGAGGTCGACGACCTGCTCGGCGGCGGGATCGAGACCCAGTCGATCACCGAGGTGTACGGCGAGTTCGGTGCGGGCAAGTCCCAGGTCACCCACCAGATGGCCGTCAACGTCCAGCTCCCCAAGGAGGTCGGCGGGCTCCACGGCAGTGTCATCTTCGTCGACTCCGAGGACACGTTCCGCCCCGAGCGCATCGACGACATGGTCCGCGGGCTTCCCGATGAGGCGATCGAGGCCGCCCTCGAGGACCGCGAGATCGAGGGCTCGCCGGACGACGAGGAGGCGATGGGCGAACTCGTCGACGCCTTCCTCGAGAAGATCCACGTCGCGAAGGCGTTCAACTCCAACCACCAGATGTTGCTGGCGGAGAAGGCGAAGGAACTCGCGAGCGAACACGAGGACGGCGAGTATCCCGTCCGCCTGCTCTGTGTCGACTCGCTGACCGCCCACTTCCGTGCGGAGTACGTCGGCCGTGGCGAACTCGCCGACCGCCAGCAGAAGCTCAACAAGCACCTCCACGACATCGACAAGGTCGGCAACCTCTACAACGCCGCCGTCATCGTCACGAACCAGGTCGCGTCGAACCCCGATTCGTTCTTCGGCGACCCGACCCAGCCCATCGGCGGGAACATCCTGGGCCACAAGTCGACGTTCCGGATCTACCTCCGCAAGTCCAAAGGCGACAAGCGGATCGTCCGCCTCGTCGACGCGCCGAACCTCGCCGACGGCGAGGCGGTCATGCGCGTCCAGGACGAGGGGCTGAAGCCGGAGTAA
- the sufU gene encoding Fe-S cluster assembly sulfur transfer protein SufU: MGLGSDMYRQQILDHYKNPRNYGELEDPTFSHVGENPMCGDEIRMDIRLADDGETIENVAFSGDGCAISQASASMLSTKLAGKTVDELLEMDRDDVIDMLGVDISPMRVKCAVLAEKVAQDGAEIYRGELDKEKTTTTED, translated from the coding sequence ATGGGACTTGGCTCGGACATGTACCGACAGCAGATCCTCGACCACTACAAGAACCCCCGCAACTACGGGGAACTCGAGGATCCGACGTTCAGCCACGTCGGCGAGAACCCGATGTGTGGCGACGAGATTCGCATGGACATCCGTCTGGCCGACGACGGAGAGACGATCGAGAACGTCGCCTTCTCCGGGGACGGTTGTGCGATCAGCCAGGCCTCGGCGAGCATGCTCTCGACGAAACTCGCGGGCAAGACCGTCGACGAACTGCTCGAGATGGATCGCGACGACGTCATCGACATGCTCGGCGTCGACATCTCGCCGATGCGGGTCAAATGCGCCGTGCTGGCCGAGAAGGTCGCACAGGACGGCGCGGAGATCTATCGCGGCGAACTCGACAAGGAGAAGACGACGACGACCGAAGACTAG
- a CDS encoding aminotransferase class V-fold PLP-dependent enzyme encodes MSQQDVEDLDVERIRTDFPILEREVDGKQVVYLDNAATTHTPEPVVEAMSDYYRRYNANVHRGIHHLSQEASVAYEDAHDRVAEFVGASGGREEMVFTKNTTESENLIAYSWGLSELGPGDEVVLTEMEHHASLVTWQQIAKRTGADVKYVRVDETGRLDMDHARECITDDTAMVSVVHVSNTLGTVNPVSELADIAHDHDAYIFVDGAQAVPTRPVDVEKIDADFYAFSGHKMVGPTGIGCLYGKADILEALEPYHYGGGMIRKVTFEDSTWGDVPWKFEPGTPPIAEAVGLHAAVDYLEEIGMERVRDREETLTEYAYDRLAAEDDVEIYGPEPGPERGGLVSFNLEGVHAHDLTSILNDHAVAIRAGDHCTQPLHDKLGVAASARASFYVYNTREEIDALVEALEDARTLFA; translated from the coding sequence ATGAGTCAACAGGACGTCGAGGATCTCGACGTGGAGCGGATCCGGACGGACTTCCCGATCCTCGAGCGGGAGGTAGACGGCAAGCAGGTGGTCTACCTCGACAACGCGGCGACGACCCACACGCCAGAGCCGGTCGTCGAGGCGATGAGCGACTACTACCGGCGGTACAACGCGAACGTCCACCGTGGCATCCACCACCTGAGCCAGGAAGCGTCGGTCGCCTACGAGGACGCCCACGACCGGGTCGCCGAGTTCGTCGGGGCGAGCGGCGGCCGCGAGGAGATGGTCTTCACCAAGAACACCACCGAATCGGAGAACCTGATCGCGTACTCGTGGGGGCTGTCCGAACTCGGCCCTGGCGACGAGGTCGTGCTGACGGAGATGGAACACCACGCCTCGCTGGTCACCTGGCAGCAGATCGCGAAGCGAACGGGTGCCGACGTCAAGTACGTCCGGGTCGACGAGACCGGCCGACTCGACATGGACCACGCTCGCGAGTGTATCACCGACGACACCGCCATGGTGAGCGTCGTCCACGTCTCGAACACCCTCGGGACGGTAAATCCCGTCTCGGAACTCGCCGACATCGCCCACGACCACGACGCGTACATCTTCGTCGACGGCGCACAGGCCGTCCCCACCCGGCCGGTCGACGTCGAGAAAATCGACGCCGACTTCTACGCCTTCTCCGGTCACAAGATGGTCGGACCGACCGGCATCGGCTGTCTGTACGGGAAAGCCGACATCCTCGAGGCCCTCGAGCCCTACCACTACGGCGGCGGCATGATCCGAAAGGTCACCTTCGAGGACTCCACGTGGGGCGACGTTCCCTGGAAGTTCGAACCCGGGACGCCGCCGATCGCCGAGGCGGTCGGCCTCCACGCCGCCGTCGACTACCTCGAGGAGATCGGCATGGAGCGGGTTCGCGACAGGGAGGAGACCCTGACCGAGTACGCCTACGACCGACTCGCCGCCGAGGACGACGTCGAGATCTACGGCCCCGAACCGGGACCAGAGCGAGGCGGCCTGGTCAGTTTCAACCTCGAGGGCGTCCACGCCCACGACCTCACCTCGATCCTGAACGACCACGCCGTCGCGATCCGCGCCGGCGACCACTGCACCCAGCCGCTGCACGACAAACTCGGCGTCGCCGCGTCGGCTCGTGCGTCCTTCTACGTCTACAACACCCGCGAGGAGATCGACGCGCTCGTCGAGGCGCTCGAGGACGCGCGGACGCTGTTCGCCTGA
- a CDS encoding sensor domain-containing protein, with protein MSASELAGDFRRTCRWFVGVVVRKQTYYSLLYLSLAFPLGLAYFVFLVAGGITSAALVVLLVGIPMLLTMQFVVIELTALERWLASSLLDAEIPTSAPPEDLRKRAWRLVFDLGPWRGLVFLFSRFFIGIGTFVVVVTGLSVTFTLVTAPLHYQNEQIGIHVLNPIEVVPEIAYQHDEWAVDVSSTITVAGGEVISNYADSLGDALVVSIVGVVVGIVVLHLFNGLAWLQARYAELLLRRTQPSVISELRSK; from the coding sequence ATGAGCGCAAGCGAACTCGCAGGCGACTTCCGCCGGACCTGTCGCTGGTTCGTCGGAGTCGTCGTCCGCAAACAGACGTACTACAGCCTGCTGTATCTCTCGCTCGCGTTCCCGCTCGGCCTCGCGTACTTCGTGTTCCTGGTCGCAGGGGGGATCACGTCGGCCGCCCTCGTCGTCCTCCTCGTCGGGATTCCGATGCTGCTCACCATGCAGTTCGTCGTGATCGAGTTGACCGCCCTCGAGCGGTGGCTCGCCTCGAGCCTGCTCGACGCAGAGATACCGACGTCGGCACCGCCCGAGGACCTTCGCAAACGTGCGTGGCGACTGGTCTTCGATCTCGGGCCGTGGAGAGGGCTCGTCTTCCTCTTTTCCAGGTTCTTCATCGGTATCGGGACGTTCGTCGTCGTCGTCACCGGCCTCTCGGTCACGTTCACGCTCGTGACCGCACCGCTTCACTACCAGAACGAGCAGATCGGCATCCACGTCCTCAATCCGATCGAGGTCGTCCCGGAGATCGCCTACCAGCACGACGAGTGGGCCGTCGACGTCTCCTCGACGATCACGGTCGCCGGGGGCGAAGTCATCTCGAACTACGCCGATTCGCTCGGGGATGCGCTGGTCGTCTCGATCGTCGGCGTCGTCGTGGGAATCGTCGTCTTGCACCTGTTCAACGGGCTGGCGTGGCTCCAGGCGCGGTACGCCGAACTGCTACTCCGACGGACACAGCCGTCGGTGATCTCCGAACTCCGCTCGAAGTGA
- a CDS encoding DUF7521 family protein: protein MNVDARTTAGSVAATATFDEWTTIFLVGAASAILGAIVAWTAYRGYVRNDSRPMLFLAIGVVFLTTVPFVLSYTIDLLLSATDAQVLLSITACHLLGLLAIVRSFKRPNRSRPRDRP, encoded by the coding sequence GTGAACGTCGACGCGAGGACTACCGCCGGATCCGTGGCAGCCACGGCCACGTTCGACGAGTGGACGACGATCTTCCTCGTGGGAGCAGCCAGCGCGATCCTCGGCGCGATCGTCGCGTGGACGGCCTACCGCGGCTACGTCCGCAACGACAGCCGGCCGATGCTATTTCTCGCCATCGGCGTCGTCTTCCTCACGACCGTTCCGTTCGTCCTTTCGTATACGATCGACTTGCTGCTGTCGGCGACCGACGCGCAGGTGCTGCTCTCGATCACCGCCTGTCACCTGCTCGGACTCCTCGCCATCGTCCGCTCGTTCAAGCGACCGAACCGATCGCGACCTCGAGATCGACCATGA
- a CDS encoding DUF7521 family protein, which translates to MDWTPLQTGTSAETAAVLVLLGRAVAFVVALWIANRAYRGYRRASDPALLWLALGITLLAAVPTVVRFLVPTLTDTSQLLTTVAATGSEIVGLAAILYAVYGRP; encoded by the coding sequence ATGGACTGGACACCACTGCAGACGGGAACAAGCGCGGAAACCGCCGCCGTGCTCGTGCTTCTCGGCCGGGCGGTCGCGTTCGTCGTCGCGCTGTGGATCGCGAACAGGGCCTACCGTGGGTACCGACGAGCGAGCGATCCGGCGTTGCTCTGGCTCGCACTCGGCATCACGCTACTCGCAGCCGTTCCGACCGTCGTCCGATTCCTGGTACCGACGTTGACCGACACCTCCCAGTTGCTGACGACGGTCGCCGCGACCGGCAGCGAGATCGTCGGCCTCGCGGCGATTCTCTATGCGGTGTACGGACGACCGTGA
- a CDS encoding ArsR/SmtB family transcription factor has protein sequence MTDDEEDEILALLEDEYARSILIEASDEPMSVDRLTERCDASPPTIYRRIDRLEERDFVESYQELDPDGHHYKVYSTRLERVAIEVADGEMDLEVRRREEDPADRFTRLFEDL, from the coding sequence ATGACAGACGATGAGGAAGACGAGATACTCGCGTTACTCGAAGACGAGTACGCCAGGTCGATCCTCATCGAAGCGAGCGACGAACCGATGTCCGTCGATCGACTTACCGAGCGCTGTGATGCGTCGCCGCCGACGATCTATCGACGAATCGACCGCCTCGAGGAGCGAGACTTCGTCGAGTCCTACCAGGAACTCGACCCGGACGGGCATCACTACAAAGTGTACAGTACGCGACTCGAGCGCGTGGCGATCGAAGTGGCCGACGGCGAGATGGATCTCGAGGTTCGACGTCGCGAAGAAGACCCCGCGGATCGGTTCACCCGGCTGTTCGAGGATCTGTGA
- a CDS encoding DUF424 domain-containing protein — MLVKERETEEGLLVAVCDSEILGETFEEGEVSLTVTEEFYGGDEVDDGVVVDSLSRATVANIVGTDAVELAVREGFVDEANVLEVGSTRHAQLLRMY, encoded by the coding sequence ATGCTCGTCAAGGAGCGCGAAACCGAAGAAGGGCTGTTGGTCGCCGTCTGTGACAGCGAGATTTTAGGCGAGACATTCGAGGAGGGCGAGGTCTCGCTGACCGTCACCGAGGAGTTCTACGGCGGCGACGAGGTCGACGACGGCGTCGTCGTCGACAGCCTCTCGCGGGCGACGGTCGCCAACATCGTCGGTACCGACGCCGTCGAACTGGCCGTCCGGGAGGGCTTCGTCGACGAGGCGAACGTCCTCGAGGTGGGGTCGACACGTCACGCGCAGTTGTTACGGATGTACTAG
- a CDS encoding tetratricopeptide repeat protein codes for MTEREGDRDHEHQFSEGAGFDDPYDEFDLDPPELGVDPAKVDPVDSRVVTDLLDERNVALDDVDAGELLEVGLNYMQINRFEQATEAFERTARFAAADDLEQEAWVNKGVAHAELEEWDEAIGAHREALQIDDSSEHAATAETNLAYALWEFGETAQALEHAERAVEIDERFAEGWFNRAFFLSERGLVEDALHCIDNTIRLGMRNAKVLEEKAEILEELGEYDEAEELAEEANEMRERAEEELVEQREQLQG; via the coding sequence ATGACCGAACGAGAGGGCGATCGCGACCACGAGCACCAGTTCTCCGAAGGTGCCGGCTTCGACGATCCCTACGACGAGTTCGACCTCGACCCGCCGGAGCTGGGCGTCGACCCCGCGAAGGTCGACCCCGTCGACTCCCGCGTCGTGACCGACTTGCTCGACGAGCGCAACGTCGCACTCGACGACGTCGACGCCGGAGAGCTGCTCGAGGTCGGCCTCAACTACATGCAGATCAATCGCTTCGAGCAGGCGACCGAGGCGTTCGAACGAACCGCCCGATTCGCCGCCGCCGACGACCTCGAGCAGGAGGCGTGGGTGAACAAGGGCGTCGCCCACGCCGAACTCGAGGAGTGGGACGAGGCGATCGGTGCACACCGCGAGGCGCTGCAGATCGACGACTCGAGCGAACACGCCGCGACGGCGGAGACGAACCTCGCCTACGCGCTCTGGGAGTTCGGCGAGACCGCACAGGCACTCGAGCACGCCGAACGGGCCGTCGAGATCGACGAGCGGTTCGCCGAGGGCTGGTTCAACCGCGCGTTCTTCCTCTCCGAGCGTGGTCTGGTCGAGGACGCCCTCCACTGCATCGACAACACGATCCGACTCGGCATGCGCAACGCGAAGGTACTCGAGGAGAAAGCCGAGATCCTGGAGGAACTCGGCGAGTACGACGAGGCCGAAGAGCTCGCCGAGGAGGCAAACGAGATGCGAGAACGTGCCGAGGAAGAACTCGTCGAGCAGCGAGAGCAACTTCAGGGATGA
- the thpR gene encoding RNA 2',3'-cyclic phosphodiesterase, with the protein MRLFVSVDLPPELTEPVARLQEEFADASGLNFTDPEQVHVTLKFLGDVEEAQLPELTRELEAAVADADVDPFTARFGGLGVFPDLEYIRVLWLGVEEGSEELTCLYEAIEDRTTAIGFDPESHDFTPHATLARMQHAGGKELVQELVTERAPTVGETVVEEVRLTESTLTDEGPVYSTVESFPLE; encoded by the coding sequence ATGCGTCTATTCGTCAGCGTCGACCTGCCGCCGGAGCTGACGGAGCCGGTCGCACGGCTCCAGGAGGAGTTCGCCGACGCCAGCGGGCTGAACTTCACCGATCCCGAGCAGGTCCACGTCACCCTGAAGTTTCTCGGCGACGTTGAGGAGGCGCAACTGCCGGAGCTGACGCGCGAACTCGAGGCCGCAGTCGCCGACGCCGACGTCGACCCGTTCACCGCCAGGTTCGGCGGACTGGGCGTCTTCCCCGATCTCGAGTACATCCGCGTCCTCTGGCTCGGGGTCGAGGAGGGCAGCGAGGAGCTGACGTGCCTCTACGAGGCGATCGAGGACCGGACGACGGCGATAGGGTTCGATCCGGAGAGCCACGATTTCACGCCCCACGCCACCCTCGCGCGGATGCAACACGCCGGCGGGAAAGAGCTGGTCCAGGAGCTCGTCACCGAGCGAGCGCCGACGGTCGGCGAGACGGTCGTCGAGGAGGTTCGCCTGACCGAGAGTACCCTCACCGACGAGGGCCCGGTCTACTCGACCGTCGAGTCGTTTCCACTCGAGTGA
- a CDS encoding 50S ribosomal protein L39e, whose translation MGKKSKAKKKRLAKLENQNSRVPAWVMLKTDMDTQRNPKRRNWRRSDTDE comes from the coding sequence ATGGGCAAGAAGTCGAAGGCCAAGAAAAAGCGCCTGGCCAAACTCGAGAACCAGAACAGCCGCGTTCCGGCCTGGGTCATGCTCAAGACCGACATGGACACGCAGCGAAACCCCAAGCGGCGCAACTGGCGACGCAGCGACACTGACGAATAA
- a CDS encoding 50S ribosomal protein L31e yields the protein MSASDFEERVVTVPLRDVKAGANHEAANRAMTIVREHLAKHFAVDEDAIRLDPSINEAVWSNGRSNPPRKLRVRAARFDEEGEPVVEAEFAE from the coding sequence ATGAGCGCAAGTGACTTCGAAGAACGGGTCGTAACGGTACCGCTTCGCGACGTCAAGGCGGGGGCGAACCACGAGGCCGCCAACCGCGCGATGACGATCGTCCGCGAACACCTCGCAAAGCACTTCGCGGTCGACGAAGACGCGATCAGACTCGACCCCTCGATCAACGAGGCCGTCTGGTCGAACGGTCGGTCCAACCCGCCACGGAAGCTCCGCGTCCGCGCGGCCCGCTTCGACGAGGAGGGCGAACCGGTCGTCGAAGCCGAGTTCGCCGAGTAA
- a CDS encoding translation initiation factor IF-6, protein MLRVSFAGSAYVGVFARATDDYVLVRHDVDDDIVADLEDELEAPAVSTTIGGSSTVGALATGNENGLLVSSRILEYERERLEEAVDLPIVELPGSINAAGNVVLANDYGAYVHPDLPREAVQAVKEALEVPVERGDLAGVRTVGTAAVATNSGVLCHPKATDEELDFLEDALDVRADVGTINYGAPLVGSGLIANDAGYVVGEDTTGPELGRIEDALGYLE, encoded by the coding sequence TTGCTACGCGTCTCCTTCGCCGGCTCGGCGTACGTCGGCGTCTTCGCGCGTGCTACCGACGACTACGTGCTGGTTCGCCACGACGTCGACGACGACATCGTCGCCGACCTCGAGGACGAACTCGAGGCCCCCGCCGTCTCGACGACGATCGGCGGCTCCTCGACGGTCGGCGCGCTCGCGACCGGCAACGAGAACGGGCTGCTCGTCAGCAGCCGCATCCTCGAGTACGAACGCGAGCGCCTCGAAGAGGCGGTGGACCTCCCGATCGTCGAACTGCCTGGGAGTATCAACGCCGCCGGTAACGTCGTCCTCGCGAACGACTACGGGGCGTACGTCCATCCCGACCTCCCACGGGAGGCGGTCCAGGCGGTCAAAGAGGCGCTCGAGGTCCCCGTCGAACGGGGCGACCTCGCGGGCGTCCGAACTGTCGGGACCGCGGCGGTCGCCACGAACTCGGGCGTGCTCTGTCACCCGAAGGCGACCGACGAGGAACTGGACTTCCTCGAGGACGCACTCGACGTGCGAGCCGACGTCGGCACGATAAACTACGGTGCGCCGCTGGTCGGGTCGGGACTGATCGCGAACGACGCGGGATACGTCGTCGGGGAGGACACGACGGGTCCGGAACTCGGCCGTATCGAGGACGCGCTGGGCTACCTCGAGTAG
- the rpl18a gene encoding 50S ribosomal protein L18Ae, whose translation MNQYTVTGRFKNRDGYAEFETALEAENEDVAREHVLSQLGSRHGLKRTQIDLSEVEAR comes from the coding sequence ATGAATCAGTACACCGTCACCGGTCGGTTCAAGAATCGCGACGGCTACGCGGAGTTCGAGACGGCTCTCGAGGCCGAAAACGAAGACGTCGCCCGCGAGCACGTCCTCTCACAGCTCGGCAGTCGCCACGGACTCAAACGGACGCAGATCGATCTCTCGGAGGTCGAAGCACGATGA
- the pfdA gene encoding prefoldin subunit alpha has product MSSQQELQALSQQLQEIQGQIEELEETVEAIRKEQSEVDEAIEAIETLESGSVVQVPLGGGAYLRAEVEDIDEVIVELGADYAAEFDEDDAVDALENKKDRLDDRIEDVTEEISELEAESAQLEQQAQQLQQQAMQQQMQQMQGQGQGPGQQDSDE; this is encoded by the coding sequence ATGAGCAGCCAGCAAGAACTCCAGGCACTCTCCCAGCAGCTCCAGGAGATCCAGGGCCAGATCGAAGAACTCGAGGAAACGGTCGAAGCTATCCGTAAAGAACAAAGCGAGGTCGACGAGGCGATCGAAGCGATCGAGACTCTCGAGAGCGGGTCGGTCGTCCAGGTTCCGCTCGGCGGCGGTGCGTACCTCCGTGCGGAAGTCGAGGACATCGACGAAGTGATCGTCGAACTCGGTGCCGACTACGCCGCCGAGTTCGACGAGGACGACGCCGTCGACGCACTCGAGAACAAGAAGGATCGACTCGACGACCGAATCGAGGACGTGACCGAGGAGATTTCGGAACTCGAAGCCGAGAGCGCCCAGCTCGAACAGCAGGCCCAGCAGCTCCAGCAGCAGGCGATGCAACAGCAGATGCAGCAGATGCAGGGCCAGGGCCAGGGTCCGGGTCAGCAGGACTCCGACGAGTAA
- the ftsY gene encoding signal recognition particle-docking protein FtsY — translation MFDSLKEKLGSFRKDVEETAEEKAEPVDDEELEEEELEAEAELEEESLEPATEADEDAVESTAEPAEDVGESTDADEPTAEPDEDPSAGEVVAAAERADSEEDEGEAEENNSTGFGRKAKSLVRGKFVIEEEDLEGPLHELELALLSSDVEMSVSEEIIDNIRDELVGETRKFTTSTGDVVEEALRDAILDVISVGQFDFDERVAIEDKPLVIVFTGVNGVGKTTSIAKLSQYLEERGYSTVMANGDTYRAGANEQIREHAEALDTKLIAHEQGGDPAAVLYDAVEYAEANDVDVVLGDTAGRLHTNEGLMDQLEKIGRVVDPDMTLFVDEAVAGQDAVNRAREFDDAIAIDGAILTKADADSNGGAAISIAHVTGKPILFLGVGQEYDDIEQFDPEQMADRLLETDEE, via the coding sequence ATGTTCGACAGTCTGAAGGAGAAACTCGGGAGCTTCCGCAAAGACGTCGAGGAGACGGCCGAGGAGAAAGCCGAACCCGTCGACGACGAAGAACTCGAGGAGGAGGAACTCGAAGCGGAGGCAGAACTCGAGGAGGAGTCGCTCGAGCCGGCGACGGAAGCCGACGAAGACGCCGTCGAGTCCACTGCAGAACCCGCCGAAGATGTCGGGGAATCCACCGACGCCGACGAGCCCACGGCAGAACCCGACGAGGACCCGTCGGCAGGCGAGGTCGTTGCGGCCGCAGAACGGGCGGACTCCGAAGAAGACGAGGGGGAAGCCGAGGAGAACAACTCCACTGGCTTCGGTCGCAAGGCGAAGTCGCTCGTCCGCGGGAAGTTCGTCATCGAGGAAGAGGACCTCGAGGGGCCGCTGCACGAACTCGAGCTCGCCTTGCTCTCGAGCGACGTCGAGATGTCCGTCTCCGAGGAGATCATCGACAACATCCGCGACGAACTGGTCGGCGAGACCCGGAAGTTCACCACGTCGACGGGCGACGTCGTCGAGGAGGCGCTTCGCGACGCCATTCTCGACGTGATCAGCGTCGGCCAGTTCGACTTCGACGAGCGCGTGGCGATCGAGGACAAACCACTGGTAATCGTCTTTACCGGTGTCAACGGCGTCGGCAAGACGACGTCGATCGCGAAGCTGTCGCAGTATCTCGAGGAACGTGGCTACTCGACCGTGATGGCAAACGGCGACACCTACCGTGCGGGGGCCAACGAACAGATCCGCGAACACGCGGAGGCACTCGACACGAAACTGATCGCCCACGAACAGGGCGGCGACCCCGCCGCGGTGCTGTACGACGCCGTCGAGTACGCCGAGGCCAACGACGTCGACGTCGTCCTCGGCGATACGGCGGGTCGACTCCACACGAACGAAGGGCTGATGGACCAACTCGAGAAGATCGGCCGCGTGGTCGACCCCGACATGACGCTGTTCGTCGACGAAGCGGTGGCGGGCCAGGACGCTGTCAACCGCGCCCGTGAGTTCGACGACGCCATCGCGATCGACGGTGCGATCCTCACGAAAGCCGACGCCGACTCCAACGGTGGCGCGGCGATCTCGATCGCCCACGTCACTGGCAAACCCATCCTCTTTCTCGGCGTCGGCCAGGAGTACGACGACATAGAGCAGTTCGATCCCGAGCAGATGGCGGATCGATTGCTCGAGACCGACGAGGAGTAA